CTGCCATGCCCGGTTCCTGCCGAGGGGGTGGAGCGTCGACCGGGCCGTCCGACGTAGCTCGCGCTCGGGCCGACTCCTCCGTGGCCGGGCGGCTCACGGCGAGCAGGTCGTCGAGGACATGAGCTGGAGCGGCCGTGTAGTTCGTGAGCCTGCGCCGCGCCTGGGCGACCTTCAGTCCCTGTGCCTCGATGAGCACCCGGCACCGCCGTACGACATCGTCGAGCGCGGGCCGGTCCTCCGGACGGTGGGCCAGCATCGCCGTCAGCAGCGGTGCGAGTTCCTCCGGTGCCCCCGAGAGGTCCGGAGCGGTCGCGGGATCGACGACCTGGTGGAACAGGAGATGGATGTTGTCGGCCCGGTAGGGAGCATGGCCCGAGCAGGCGAACAGCAGCACGGCACCCAGCGCGTACACGTCGACCGCAGGAGTCAGCGGCTTCTCGCCGTTCGCCTGCTCGGGCGGCATGCAGGAGGGCGTGCCGACGACCGTGTTGGCAGCGGTCAGGGACACGCTGGACTCCGCGAACACCGCGAGGCCGAAGTCGATCACCTTCGGTCCGTTGGGGCCGAGGAGCACGTTGGCGGGCTTGAGGTCGCGGTGCAGCAGCCCTTGCTTGTGCACCGTCGCCAGCGCCTCCGCGAGCGTCGCGCCCAGAGAGGCGGTGAGCAGGGCGTCCAGCGGTCCGTGACTGGCCACGTGCCTGCTGAGGTCCAGCCCTTCGACGTACTCGGTCGCCAGCCACGGCGGGTCCGCCTCCGGGTCGGCGTCCAGGAGGGCGGCGATCCGGGCGCCCCACACCGTCTTGAGGATCTCCACCTCCTGGGCGAACCTCAGACGGGTCTCGGAGTCCACGACGGACGGCTTGATCACCTTCACGGCGGCCGGCTCACCGCCCGGCGACTCCCCCAGATACACCTGGCCCATGCCGCCCTGCCCGATCCGCCCGAGCAGCTCGTATCCGCCCAGCTCGGCAGGGTCGTCGGGGCTGAGGGGCGCGATGTGCACGTGGGTCCTCACAATCGGGACTGGCTGCCGGGGCAGGTGTTCATCGGCACGTTAGACCACTCCGTGCAGGCAACAACGGGCGGCGCCGTGCGGCGCGTGCCTTCCGCGTCATCCTTCGTCGGAGGCACCGGTGTCCGGCTCAGTGGTCGGAGGAGGTGTGGGCGGAGCCTGGGTCGGCTCCGGCCGTCTGCCGACGGGCCGGTAGCCCCTCTTCCCGTTGGGGTCCAACCGCGGTCGAGTTTCGGTCACTGGTCGCGTCTCCGTCCGCGCTCACGGGAGGTACTTCGATGAAGTCGAGATACTCCACATCGTCCATCCGAATATAGATCCCGCCGGAATGCTCCAGCGGGCGTTCGAACAGTCCGGTGGCGGACAGAGCCCAAGCGGTCTGCAGATACAGGTCCGCGGCTTCCGGGTAGCTCGACGTGTAGGAGTCCTCGCCGTAGTACCCGCCGATCCAGCGGCCGCTCTTCAGCCGCGCCCGCACCAGGCAGTGGCCCCGGCGCTGGAAGATCCAGTCCCACGCCGTGGGCGTCGGGTCATAGGCCGACCCGCTGCCGCGCGAGCGCAGCCAGGACGCGAACCACGCGGCCAGAGCCGGAACCGCTATCAACAGGGTTGCCGCTGCCACGGCCGCGACCCGCGGAGTCTCTGCCGCGCCCGCCAGCCAGCCGTTACGACGGTCGTACACCAGGTGCACCAACCAAGGGCCTGCGAGTAAGACGTAGACGGTGTCGAGAGCGATGCCCGCCGTCACCGCTCGGAGCACGCGTTCTCCCAGGTCCCTGTGCCCCGGGGCCAGGCCATGGGCGCGTTCGCGGACGAACTGGTAGGTCACGCCGGGAAGCACCAACAGAAGAACGATCACTACCTGGGCGACTGTTGTGGGCGCGTGCGGCATCGCCGTATGTCCTTCCGGATGGCTCGGTCAGGGCTCTTGCAGCCGCTGGTGGCCTGAAGTACCCCCAGTGTCGCGGCAACTTGTGGGCGCCACAGACATACTGCCGTGGCACTTGTGCATGGTTGGGAAACTGGGGGGCGACTGATGCGGGACAACTTGTTCAGGATGCGTACCGCGTGGGTCGACGGCCTTGCGGCTCGGGTTTGTCGCGAACTCGGGCCCGACCGGCGCCGATACGACATGTTCCCCTCATGGGTTACGGACGAGCCGCTGGCGCTCGCCGCCCTGTTGGCCCGCATCGCTGTGGAGGACATCAAGGGCAGCTCTCCGCAGGACATCAGCGACCATCTTCGATCGACCTCCCTCGTCGATTCCAGAGCACCCGGCCCCGTGGTTGCCGAAGACCTCGTCATGCCTGTTCTGCGCTCGGTTCGCAGCGAAGGCGTCCCGTGGCAACGGTGGTGGGACGTCGCCGGCTTCCATGTGCTGCTCATCGAGTTGTGGGCTGGACGCCGACTCTCGACTCGATCCAGGGAGAGGGTGCGTGAGGAACTGACGAGCGTGTGGTGCCTCCCTGCCCAGGACCTGGAAGTCGTCCTCCGCAATGCCGCAGATCCTTACGCCTCGTTGCCGCCGGACCTCCTTCACGCATCGGCCACCGGCAGGGCGAGTACGTGCTTGCAGACCCTTGTCTCCGGCGGCTGGATCAAGATCACCGGGGACGAGGACGTCCTGCGAGCCAGACCGGCACTGACTGGCAGACCTGACCTCGTGGAGGTCGCGAGGCGCCTGCAGCACCGCATGCATCTGGAGAGCGCGGTAGAACGCATCAGGAACCCTTCGGAGGAATTCCTCGCAGGGCTGCGTGAGGATCTTGAGGTGTGGGAAACCCAGATGGGCGAGTTCGCTTCCCACCTGACAGCGTACGAGCTCGCATTGATGGAACCCGAGGTGGGGGACGATCGGTATGCAGATGAGTGTCTCGTGGCAGGTAGGGAAATGTATAAGTCCCCAATGCTGGTGGACGATGCTCTCTTGTGGGAATCGAATGCAGGCGAACTCGGCGCCTCGGTACCCGACTGGATGGTCGAAGAAATCGTCACTTGCGGAACCCGGTTCTTTCACACACAGGTAGGCCCCCACCCGGTCTGGCTGGCCACCGCTGAGACGGACACTCACCTGGCCGCCATGCAAGCGTTGATGGATCCGAGTGCGCGGTGCGGCTTCGGAATCGTGGACTACGGTGA
The Streptomyces tuirus genome window above contains:
- a CDS encoding DUF6338 family protein, with translation MPHAPTTVAQVVIVLLLVLPGVTYQFVRERAHGLAPGHRDLGERVLRAVTAGIALDTVYVLLAGPWLVHLVYDRRNGWLAGAAETPRVAAVAAATLLIAVPALAAWFASWLRSRGSGSAYDPTPTAWDWIFQRRGHCLVRARLKSGRWIGGYYGEDSYTSSYPEAADLYLQTAWALSATGLFERPLEHSGGIYIRMDDVEYLDFIEVPPVSADGDATSDRNSTAVGPQREEGLPARRQTAGADPGSAHTSSDH
- a CDS encoding serine/threonine-protein kinase, translating into MHIAPLSPDDPAELGGYELLGRIGQGGMGQVYLGESPGGEPAAVKVIKPSVVDSETRLRFAQEVEILKTVWGARIAALLDADPEADPPWLATEYVEGLDLSRHVASHGPLDALLTASLGATLAEALATVHKQGLLHRDLKPANVLLGPNGPKVIDFGLAVFAESSVSLTAANTVVGTPSCMPPEQANGEKPLTPAVDVYALGAVLLFACSGHAPYRADNIHLLFHQVVDPATAPDLSGAPEELAPLLTAMLAHRPEDRPALDDVVRRCRVLIEAQGLKVAQARRRLTNYTAAPAHVLDDLLAVSRPATEESARARATSDGPVDAPPPRQEPGMAAPGPARQEPSGFRPSRRDPEVLPSTPPGPSAQVPPPMDPRLLFARVDTPAPLPADGAPASPSAGQPPADRTAERDSARPSVRPAGRGTLGGDDSSVRRRSLRHSAQARITAQRLREAYAASTPF